The Medicago truncatula cultivar Jemalong A17 chromosome 4, MtrunA17r5.0-ANR, whole genome shotgun sequence genome includes a region encoding these proteins:
- the LOC25492105 gene encoding peroxidase 3: MKMGNQSYFKVLIICLIAIIGSTHAQLQPGFYAKSCPKAEQIVLKYVHDHIPNAPSLAAALIRLHFHDCFVKGCDASVLLNSTQTNQAEKDAIPNLTLRGYEFIDTIKSLVEKECPGVVSCADILTLTARDSIHAIGGPYWKVPTGRRDGIISKAADTFTSLPAPFHNLTVLLTLFGNVGLDANDLVLLSGAHTIGVSHCSTISTRLYNFTGKGDQDPDLDNEYAKNLKTFKCKNINDQTTLIEMDPGSRNTFDLGYFKQVVKRRGLFQSDAALLKSSTTRSILAQHLQSNEKFFTEFGRSMEKMGRINVKIGTEGEIRKHCAFIN, encoded by the exons ATGAAAATGGGAAACCAGAGTTACTTCAAGGTTTTAATTATTTGTCTTATAGCAATAATTGGATCAACTCATGCTCAATTGCAGCCAGGTTTCTATGCTAAAAGCTGCCCAAAAGCTGAACAAATTGTTTTGAAGTATGTTCATGACCACATTCCCAATGCACCATCACTAGCAGCTGCACTCATAAGGCTACATTTCCATGATTGTTTTGTCAag GGATGTGATGCATCGGTACTTCTTAACTCAACACAAACCAATCAAGCTGAAAAGGATGCTATTCCAAATCTTACACTTCGAGGCTATGAATTCATTGACACAATAAAGAGCCTTGTTGAAAAAGAATGCCCTGGTGTTGTCTCTTGTGCTGATATACTCACTTTGACTGCTAGGGATTCTATCCATGCCATT GGTGGGCCTTATTGGAAGGTTCCAACAGGTAGAAGGGATGGTATCATATCTAAAGCAGCAGATACTTTTACTAGCCTTCCTGCTCCATTTCACAACCTCACTGTCCTCCTAACACTCTTTGGCAATGTTGGACTTGATGCAAATGACCTAGTCTTGCTTTCTG GTGCACACACAATTGGTGTTTCCCATTGCTCAACAATTTCAACAAGGCTATATAATTTTACTGGCAAGGGTGATCAAGACCCAGATCTAGACAATGAATATgctaaaaatttgaaaacatttAAATGTAAGAATATCAATGATCAAACCACACTTATTGAAATGGACCCTGGAAGTCGTAATACATTTGATCTTGGCTATTTCAAGCAAGTAGTTAAGAGAAGGGGTTTGTTCCAATCAGATGCTGCATTGCTTAAAAGCTCTACAACAAGATCTATTCTTGCACAACATCTtcaatcaaatgaaaaattctTTACTGAATTTGGAAGGTCCATGGAAAAAATGGGCAGAATTAATGTCAAGAT